Within the Medicago truncatula cultivar Jemalong A17 chromosome 4, MtrunA17r5.0-ANR, whole genome shotgun sequence genome, the region atttgattaatttcttctggatattttaaatttcaaacttCTGTTTTGTCTAGTCTATTTAATATTGTTCTTGCCACCTCTGTTAATTCAAAAACTGTCTTTTATTCTATGAATAAAATAGGTTAGAcatccccatgagcttagctcagttggtaaggatattgcatattatatgtaggagccggggttcgaaccctggacactccacttctccacaatttaattgtgtgggctctagccactaggctacttgacaaaaaaaataggtttagaCAAAGAGAGCTTTATCTAAACGCTCACATACTACAAAAGAAATTCTGAGTATAAAgagattaattaaatattgacCAGTTCGCCAGTAGGAAACACAGACATCAATGAGTTGTCCTGTTTAAGAATCTTTTACCTGcatcatgatacatctttgttAAAACAAAATGCAGAAGTGTACGGAAAGACAATTTCCCCCAGCTGATGTTGCGCAGGTATTAGATTCCGCTGTTACCAGTTTGCAGCCATTTTGTTCAAAGAATCTACCAATATATGGTGAGATACAGAAATGCATGGGTATCATAAGAAATCAGATATTGGCACTCATACCTACCTAGCTCAGACTCCTTCATCCTTTGTAAATCTCTGATATTAGTCAAGTTCGTCTCACAATGACTTGAGTTCCATGGGGATTCATGAGACATTGATGGGGAGATAATTATAAACTCTGTATACTACAATTGTAGCCAAATGAAAAGGGAAGATTGTATACCATATTTTAATCTCTTTTCAGATGTACATattgtattattattgttgaaGATCATATCATAAGAAAGGGCTAGTATGTAGCTTGTCCTATTCAGCAGCACAAGCACTATGTATGATATGAGCACATTAACGATTTCAACGTTGATTTGATGTGAATTGGAACTTGTCAGGAGCAGTTGTAGCCCCACTTTGCCAATTTAAGCATTTCAATAAAGTTAATAATTTGGAACTGTCCTTCTTTATTCCAAACTATTGCACCGGTCTCTCAACCCAAATTTTTGACAAGGTTCAGTTATCTTTGGACTGAACCACCAAATTGGTCTATGTCTTTGTAACCCGTCCTCAAATTAGCCCTAACTATTTGTAGTATGTCTTTctcaaaagtttttcaattagATCACtgtctttgtcaaaagtttctcaattagatcactgtctttgtcaaaagtttctcaattagatcactgtctttatgtttttgtcatATGACGAGCGATCTAATTGATaaacttttgacaaagacaaagactagtttgaaatattaatatagtTGAGTATATGAGAGATGCTTACAAAGACAGACCAATTTAACGATTTACTTGCTGCCTTTGCCTTGTAGATTTCAACTCGCTGCATGTTTTAAATTATGTAAAATTTATAGTTATCTTAAGTTTCAGTATTGCTAtcatcttttatctttttcagaAAATAGCTAGTTCATATTGTTAAAGCGTGAATATAATTTTTagctttcataaaaaaaacacatacaattttagcaaattttcataaattatatatggtttataagaaaaaaactttAACTTTTCTAATCTTAGTTTGATAATGTATTCTTTAAATTTAGGATGTTACATACAATCTGAGGATTGCGCAAGATGTCTCAGAAGTTGCTCAACCAATTTTCCCCTGCTCCCCTAGCCCACTTGATAAATTTTGAAGCTTGGAAATTTCCTCTAGTTttatactcccttcgtcccacAATAATGagtcttttgtaaaaaattattttcttaaaataactgatccatttcacttttcaatataatattaattacttttttttttaattataactctaattaatactactttcatcattctcaattcaatatattatactttgcatttatgataatagaGAATGCACAAATACTTGACAAGagcacttaaaaccatttttctctctccttcacttatacatttttcttaatatgtgaaATGAACAAATGACTGACTTACTTtaggatggagggagtaatagaattgtgttatttaaacattcatttatatgacaacttttaagacaaccaaaattttacagacaatcaaaattttacaaagaaaatgaggtattagcacaaaaaccaaaacaatagagtgAAATTTAAAAGATAATGTGCGTATGAGATAGAAAGTTATCACaacaaaatggttgttcaaatatcatttctctttataatattttttgtttcctGCCATTCGGATGTTTTTGGTTGAGCTCAACGAGATGAAATTATGAGATATTCGTACAGATGTGAGTGTTAGGCAGTTAATTacaaaaaattgagaaaaggCTAAGTGAGAACTAACATAGTTATATAGAAGGGAGATGATTGTGTTAATTAAAAGATCTCTATAGTAACGTTTTGCGGCATTTTCTATTTAGAACTCAAGCCGTCAAATAAATGGTACAGAAGTCCTTTGACAAGTAAGAAGTCTACATCGTTTTCTTTCACTTTCGTCCATTTCCATgactttctcattttttatagTAATTCCTAAAATTGCACGTTTACCATATGTCACACGTTTAGAGGAGAAAAATAATAGAAGAGAGAACATAcatacaataaaatatttacCTATTACCGATTTGACACTTACGTTTTTCCTTGGAGACAACGTCAAAGGAACTAACGCtaataatcaacaaaacaatacaaataGTATTTCAAATATTTGTCCTCCCATAAATTCCCCCCCTCCCCCCCTAAACTTTGTACCTTAAAATAACAATATGTATCTGTATCAGGAGCACAACATATTTGAAGATAAATATGAATGGGGGGAGACAAATAATTTGGGACAatgaaaaaactcaaatttacAGGTCTGCCTCTTTCACTAGCCTAAAATCTTAAAACAAGGCAATGAAGCAAGAGGCTGATCCGATCCAATTGTATTTCAATGAAATAACGATCAAATCATCGCGCAGAAGCTCTGGAATCTCTCTCTCCCCCTTTAGTGGTTGGGCCGATGATGGTTGCGTTAGATGCAGAAGGGTCATGACCACTGCAGCACTAACAGTCAGACTTGTTCAGTCACCAATCCAAACTAACAAAGGAAAAACTTAAATATGTCGGTCAGTGATATGATGCCTTCAACTCGCTTGCTGCCAGCTTCAACAATAACAAGCCGCCGGACACCTGAGTCCAAGTCAAGAGGGCATAAAATTTTAAGCACTGCGGTCGTTGAAATAAACTGAACTGGATAtccaagaagaaagaaagaaaaaaaaactggtGCTAAACCGAATCAACAAAAAGTGACACTTATGGGTTCGACAATTTTAGTCAATTTTGCTTAGGTTTTAAGATTTAGGAGAGAAGAGCTGTTTCAGAAAATAGCAAACAACACTCTAGCGTGGAGCAAGAATCTACAAAGTGTATGCCTATTTACTTCGTgataacattttctattttcatttgaaGCTGTGTTAACTTCACTAGCTAACAAGGAGATGATAGAGTCTTAAGTGAAAATTTGTGTGCATATTTTAGAAACAATGGAAATGCCAAAAgaattgttttaattatttcgAGAGATGCATCATCTCTAGCTAACATTTCATCTACTCTCCATTACAATAGTTCACTTCAAGAGTCTCACATCTTCTTGTTAGCAAGTTAAAATGaacatgttttaaaaattgttttcgCATATTAATGGGGCCTAAAAACTCAAGATAAGATAAGACATTGCTTTCACTACATTTGAAGATAAATGAATAATCATGGTTACTGGTTGCTGAAAATGATGAAATGAATAATAACAAAATCTAACCAAGAATAAATTGACAGCCTAACACAATTGATAATCAACCAAAGAAAACATAAAGCCacttccatttaaaaaaaaagagggaaaaTAAAACCTGGGTTTGCCAAGCGTTCCATCACTTTATGCAAAGAATCAGTTCGCAAACACATCTGACATCTTTGACTTCTCGACTCATTAGGATTAAAAGCATCCTGGCTCAACTGCAATGCCTGTACAGACAAAACAAGAGAGGGATTAAATCACAATATTAAAAACTCAGGATACactacatttattttttcaaacagTATCACCATTAACATCCAcgaaattctaaaaaaaatgaattactgGAATAGATCCTGACCTTTGCTCTggattattattatcttttttaaaatgaacaatTGTAGGTAATCTGTTTAAATTATTAACAGCAACCACCGAAAACAGCAACAAAGCTTTCACAACCCACCATCAGAAACGTGACAATCTTAAAAGAAACTCAACAGTAGGAAAGCTTTCAGAAGGCATGTCATTTTTAGCAAAAAATGGGTGGTTCCACTACAAATTAGAGTAAATAGCAAAACAGTCTATTTTCCCCATTTAAAAGAAGTAACGATGTACTCATTTCATGGTGCAGACGGTAAGATGCTCAACTAGGTATTCCATTGATTCCATTGATAATGTCAAATCCCAGCCGTTAAAGACAGTGTTACTCATCCTGTCCAACATCTAGTATAACTTCAGCTAAAAACATACACCAAAGGCGTGGGCTGCTAGAAGTTAGGACTTATCAAGCTGGACTCATCAAGCATACACTTTAAATGAtcatatattttaaacaaatgaATTGCTAAAACTCATTACATCTGTTCTTTCTCAACAATCAAACAATAAGTTGCTTCTCCTTTCTTCCTCAACATATCAACTCAATCTAACCACCAAATTGCTACAAGAAGGCTAATATAATTGACCTGGATTATTGCCTATTTTTAGTTCCTCGGTCTAACTCTAAGGCAACTGGGGCTCATTGAATGCACAAATGTGCACTTTTAATAATATTCATAGGATAAGCACATCACTTAATATAAAAAGATTTTAGTAGGGAGCACATTAAGGAAGTTAACTTTTCATTGATACAACGCATTCCCTCTGAGCTCAATTATAAGTACATATAACTCATCACAAACAGATTAAGAAAAAAGGTTAACCTCGTTTAGTTTTCTCaatgtaagaaaaaaattgtatttcttGACCTGAACTAccctttcttttcatttaattttgtatgGAAACTTGTGTCATTGAAGAATATTgagaataatataattaaatagggtGAAGTTAGTTAGATTATGCTTATATTTTGGTCCACCAaatattactaatttttttgtgtattCAAGTCTAGGGTAGTACACATTAAATCATGGGTGTATGTTAACCTACAATATAAAAAGGAATAGTATCCACCTCTGATCAATAaaacattgtttaaaaaaaggaaTCTAATTCCATATAAATTTCAAGGTCTCTTAAACATTAGATAATCATGCAAAAGAAATGAATGATCAAATATCATGAGATATGGGATAGAAACGTTTCAAGAAGAAAGGACATTACATAACGTCAATAGGGAAGGAGAACACTAAATTTAAGCATCATAGTTCTAGATAATCCTACCCTTTATAAAGCTGAGTAATTTTTCCTCTCAAAAGAAATGccaagtaattttattttttttatcaaagaaaaagaaaatttagtAGGGGGCAGAAAAGCAATGattcaatatattaattttatggcCGTCCTCAAGTGATCAGTGTCATAGGCTCAGCAAAACTACACAGCGGTAAAAGCTAAACAAACATGTttccattttagttttttttctatctttaatttaaaaaaaaaaaaaaattgtcaatgaggaaaaatgaaaaatagaaaaatctaACTTACCTGATGAACTGTCATTTCATCAAGATTAATGTGTGTATAAGCTCTGTCTTTTGCCAAGGCTGTTATATCACTACAAAGCAAGGAAAGGAGAAAAAATTAGAAACTTGATGGCCCACTCTATAGAAAGGAATTGTGAAGAGTGAAGACAATTTAATGTTTCAACCATAGAACTTCCGAGGTATATTGATGACGATAAAAACTACTAACCTCCGACAATATATATCCAGTAAAGAGTCGCTCTCATCAACTATTGGTATTGAACTTACTTGAGCTGCAAAGAAAATGTTGAACTGTTATGTCAGTAAGAAAATGTCGAAATGTTATGTCGGTATATAATCATATAATGTAAGCAAAACATCTATCTACAATTTCaatgtttaaatttgaaaatggatATTTCTCATTTAGTTAACACATTCATCTTTTCTATGCTGTTTAATTTATCACACCCCAAAACAACACTTCTTCTCAAAGTGGGAGTCAACACTCCGCTTCCAGATCCATCAGCCTAataactcaaaataaaatagaataatcatttctttattctttctctacgctgattttattttgtacgcaaaaacaaaaaagaatcaaaCCTTGAACTAATAAATTTAGGGCTGAAGCAAGAGAAGCATTTGGTCTCAATGTTGCTAGAGGCCGGCGATTTGTCTCCCCAATTTTGGGCATCCATGTGCCCACAGGAATTGCACAAATTGGAAGTTGAAGTATGGGCAATGAACTAGAACAACTCCTAAAATACCTGCAAATGCCTGAAAATTCTATCCGGTAACAATCAAGCAGATCTTAACAGCAGAAAAaagaaagttgtaaaaaaaaaaaaaaacacttacatCTAAGGATCCCTGAAAGTGAAGCAAGATGTAGTAGTTGTGGAAATGAACCATCTGCAGAAGATGAATGGATAATAGGAACAGTTGAAATTCCATTTTGCAGAATCTTTAGAGCAACATCTTTCAAATTATCAGATGGCCCTGCCTGCACAATAAGTAAAATCAACAATCAATCATATGGCCCCTCAGGCATTCCATAATtatgacactcattttaaataGAAGATGCACATCGACCATATCAAGATAAAAAGAACAGTGATTATTGGGCAAAGCTTCACACATGACCCAAGCAAAAACTTTGTCGAATCCGAATCCAATAAAATAAGTTGAATAATTGCAAAGTTGTGAAAAAGAATGGTACTTTGATTGCAGAATGATAACAGTGAAAcacttagagtgtgtttggatgggggaatgttttgagggaatgtaatgttttgagggaattcaactactttaaggtgaattctattgtttgaattcaccttaaagtagttgaattccctcaaaacattacattccctcaaaacattcccccatccaaacacactcttagattactttataaattaataaaagataggTTTGAAGAGGATTGcaaatgaaactaatattttgaaaattagcAATCCAATACTTACATGGATGAAACGTCTTGAAAATAAAGTCCATTTTCCCTCCTTCCAAGCTGATATGGTATGTGTTTCAAGCTCTTCTTCTGTCAGATTGGACCCATGATTCCCAAGCTGAGAAAAGGATAATAGcaaatttcataaaacattaacaaaaattaaagacGGGTCAtgaatgaattttataattAGAATTTGCAGTTTATCATTATCTGGAAAATCTTGAAATCGATTCTCAACAACTAATTTCTGGAACCCAGCTCATATTATTTTAGGGAACTTTGTGTGATGCAAAGGTTTGAAATATCAAGGAAAACGAAGCCAAAGAAATCAAGTTCTGTAGTGACTattttcaaacaacaacaacaacaacaacaaccaagccttatcccactaagtggggtatTTGGTCCAACGGAAATTTATCATATTCAAACAAATTTATCATATTCATAATCAACGGAAAATAACCATAAATGAAATGCTTGTGATGACAAATTGATATTGCCACGTCAAAAAACATGGAGATGTAGAATCAATAGGtcgtttatttattcaatatcaaTTGAACAAATGTTTCTGcctatatttttgtaatttggtGTATACATTTACTGACATAGCTCGCTCCGGGCAGCAATATGTCATTTTCTTACCTCTGTCATACATCTTGTATCAGTATTCAGTAGTGTATTGCGTTAAAAAACTTGTTTACACGAGCCATGATGACAGGAGCTTTGCGTTAAAAAACTTGCCAACAGAATGAGTCAATAGAAGAATACTTACATACCtctcttaaaattaaaataaaatccaaaacgCTCAGAACTCCAACAAACTGCCCCTTGCAGAAATCCCAAAGAGGAGCCATGGGAATTCCCTGTAAATTAtccaattcaaaaaaatttgcataagaaagcaacaaacaagCAACCGATAAACACGCAGAAACAATCCGAATGAGAAAGCTGAAACCTCAAATTTCATAAAGGATTCAAAATGCATATACATCATATCTCGCCTATTTATCAGGATTAAAAGGCAAGGAGTTACATGCAgtaattaaacatattttgagCAGAGTTATTCAGTATATTAAAAAAGTTTTCTATATGAGGAAATCAAAGATACCTGCTCATGTAGTATGTGAAATGCTTGCTTCACTGGTAGATCAACATCCAAGGTAACAACCTGTGGCCATATGTCACCACATTAGTAAATCATGTGATTCTAGGTAGCGGGTTTGACAAAAGCAAAAGGTACAGTCCTGAATAAAGGGCCAATGGTGGAAGTTCCAAACCTTGCCTGACTCGGGAAGTAATTCATAAGCTGTGCGCATAGACAAGTATGTAGAAATACGTTGGCGTGAGGTCTGTACATCAACATCTGATATTCTTGGCATCACCTCACTCAATGTACCATCTGTCAATCGGACCTGGACGATGAAATTTTATATGCAAATAAACAACTACGCAAATTTAGACATGTGAAAATATAAGGTAGTACAATGCAAATAACACAAGTTTGCGACATTACATTGTAAGTAACCAGGGTTATGATAAATAAGAGAATACTAATGGAAATTAAATTTTGGGTGACTGATTTGGAATAGACGCCTCAATAGGCCTATATATCGTGTGGTATGAAAactattctttaaaatttcagtccaaacatagtaaaaaaaatctgTAAGCCATCACCCAAATATCAGACATGCTTGTAATCATAATTACCAGGTCAAGGTATGAGTAACACTTACCACACGCTGAAAAGTCTCATTGTCAACATCCATGTTGGACCCAGAAACTATGTCCGGAGGTAAAACAGGTACGAAAGGATCAGTAGCCAATAATACAGTGTTAACTATCCCATAATCTCCGGTTATATGGGGGGTGTGCTCATCATGCCGCCATTCTCCATCAACAAAAAACTTGTACTGCATTTtagaaaacaatataataagtATATAGGCAACTACGAATAAAGTtcaaacatttttaataataaatattgccCTGAATCTTTTAAATCCACTAGTGTGAATCATAAATGAACACTTCAATATCAAACATAAACAGTATATTACTTCTCGATTAACATTCattatgaaaacaaaacatattaatTCTTGATTAACatttattatgaaaagaaaacatCTCAGAACAAAATcttaaaaaaggtaaaattcTGAATAGATCGTGAACCCTATCCCTGTAAATAACATCGGTAATCATTCATTTCCCTGTAGCTTCCATGATAACAAGGAACCCGGATTTCTTGTTGTCACTGACTACACGAAATCGTAGGTCAAGAGATCCATGATCGTCTGATCGAGATCGAAAGTCCAGATCTAAAGCAGATTTTGATTTccttcaaaaactaaaactacCAAGCTTAAGATCGGGACCATCCGATCTCAATCAGATCAGACATCAGGCGGTCACGGATCCCCTGACTGCATGATTGCATGCAGTCAGGCAGTCCAGTTCGACAACCAGACGTTCAGAGATTAAACAAGTCTTGAGTTTATACACTAGCTAATATCATCAACACAGAGCTCATTGCCGTCGCTAGTTGTCTGCCAGAGAAACACTTTGCCACCAAAACACCTTTTAAGGTAAAAAACTATTAAATCCACACACAAATACAcatataatattctaaaaaagaATATGAGACTACTACACAATCATTATCAAGTACCAAGGCAACACTATAAACTAACCTGATGATAGCCAGGGGCCAAGTTATGAATAACTTGAAACACAGTTGGACAACCTTCAACTGGTGACATTTGCAGAAGCTCAGACCACCTTTGagacaaaatttaaatttttcttattaaaaaatgcaaaaaaaaaaaacataaatctcCACGAAAACCACCACAAtgataaaacaaagaaaattagagtttttgaaccaaaaaatcaaaacttttagaATTGAAGTGTAAtgatttattgataaaaatatataccttgTGAAAGAACCACTGAGATAAACAGTTCTTCCCCCATATGGCCACACAAACCGCA harbors:
- the LOC11422279 gene encoding sucrose nonfermenting 4-like protein is translated as MFSPSMDSARDVGGVVAAGTVLIPVRFVWPYGGRTVYLSGSFTRWSELLQMSPVEGCPTVFQVIHNLAPGYHQYKFFVDGEWRHDEHTPHITGDYGIVNTVLLATDPFVPVLPPDIVSGSNMDVDNETFQRVVRLTDGTLSEVMPRISDVDVQTSRQRISTYLSMRTAYELLPESGKVVTLDVDLPVKQAFHILHEQGIPMAPLWDFCKGQFVGVLSVLDFILILRELGNHGSNLTEEELETHTISAWKEGKWTLFSRRFIHAGPSDNLKDVALKILQNGISTVPIIHSSSADGSFPQLLHLASLSGILRCICRYFRSCSSSLPILQLPICAIPVGTWMPKIGETNRRPLATLRPNASLASALNLLVQAQVSSIPIVDESDSLLDIYCRSDITALAKDRAYTHINLDEMTVHQALQLSQDAFNPNESRSQRCQMCLRTDSLHKVMERLANPGVRRLVIVEAGSKRVEGIISLTDIFKFFLC